The following are encoded together in the Bradymonas sediminis genome:
- a CDS encoding ATP-binding protein, with protein MFARTVDYFIPDNFPDPTGVEVRRARIGVMITFFAIFWALVASGLGIITEWYASTIGLLIGTALVACAPFVLRATGNLSLTGHCIVAPIYAVLLWTIYVGGGLYAAPILWLPVLPLLASLFQENKTALVWLAVVVVTFLGILLITLLEIQFFPPIDSIEVAHMQFGVALVGTAVTTFAILHLKNNVQIWLTDALRQKETETSAVLETAPDAIITIDTDGQIIRANRATARIFGGERQDIIGQNIRELIADFEDQALVDAMRGNAQNIGDSLEFSGLRCDGEPVPLEIAFGRHDARIVMVLRDITERKVANEALRSARDEAIEASRAKSAFLANMSHELRTPLNAVIGYSEMITEEIELMREDEVDNIALVTGFLPDLTRIRTAGTHLLALINDILDLSKIEAGKMNIHMEVFEVTSLIDDIRSTIAPLAKKSNNTVTAELDAGLGFMNSDITKVRQILFNILSNACKFTRQGRIDIRAKPDEDYTHIVFEVEDSGVGMSEEQLEKIFEAFTQADNSTTRQYGGTGLGLTITRHFAALLGGQVEVESTLGQGSLFRVRLRANLETSAEGTDGDSGRLSAAEFDAPAPQLLTNTTAAGDTVLVIDDDPTMRDLLRRILEREGFAVATAASGSEGLLLAEQLRPDIITLDVMMPSMDGWSLLSRLKENSELRDIPVIMVTMVAESARGYALGADHYLLKPINRQKLVDILDGY; from the coding sequence ATGTTTGCTCGAACCGTCGATTATTTCATCCCCGACAACTTTCCAGACCCCACCGGGGTCGAGGTGCGGCGAGCTCGCATCGGCGTGATGATTACCTTCTTCGCGATCTTCTGGGCCCTCGTAGCCTCGGGCTTGGGCATCATCACCGAGTGGTATGCGTCGACCATTGGCCTGTTGATCGGCACCGCCTTGGTGGCCTGCGCCCCGTTCGTGCTTCGCGCAACCGGCAACCTGAGCCTGACTGGGCACTGCATCGTGGCCCCCATCTATGCGGTGCTATTGTGGACCATCTACGTGGGCGGCGGGCTCTATGCGGCGCCCATCCTCTGGCTCCCCGTATTGCCCCTATTGGCGTCGCTCTTTCAGGAAAACAAGACAGCCCTTGTCTGGCTGGCGGTGGTGGTGGTCACCTTCTTGGGCATTTTGCTCATTACCCTATTGGAGATTCAATTCTTCCCGCCCATCGACAGCATCGAGGTCGCGCATATGCAATTCGGTGTCGCCCTGGTTGGGACCGCAGTGACGACCTTCGCGATCCTGCACCTCAAAAATAATGTGCAAATCTGGCTGACCGACGCCCTGCGCCAAAAAGAGACCGAGACCAGCGCCGTGCTCGAGACCGCACCCGACGCGATTATAACAATTGACACGGACGGACAGATCATTCGCGCCAACCGCGCCACCGCCCGCATCTTCGGCGGCGAGCGACAGGATATTATCGGTCAAAATATCCGAGAGCTGATCGCTGACTTCGAAGACCAGGCCCTCGTGGACGCGATGCGAGGAAACGCGCAAAATATTGGGGATTCCCTAGAATTCAGCGGCCTGCGATGCGACGGCGAACCGGTCCCGCTGGAGATTGCCTTCGGGCGCCACGACGCGCGCATCGTGATGGTGCTTCGCGATATCACCGAGCGAAAGGTCGCCAACGAGGCCCTGCGAAGCGCGCGTGATGAGGCGATCGAGGCCAGCCGGGCCAAGAGCGCGTTCCTGGCCAATATGAGCCACGAGCTGCGCACTCCGCTCAACGCGGTCATCGGTTATTCCGAGATGATCACAGAAGAAATCGAGCTGATGAGAGAAGACGAGGTCGACAATATCGCCCTCGTCACCGGGTTTCTCCCCGACCTCACGCGCATTCGCACCGCCGGCACCCACCTGCTCGCCCTGATCAACGATATCCTCGACCTGTCGAAGATCGAGGCCGGAAAGATGAATATCCATATGGAAGTCTTCGAGGTCACCTCGCTCATCGACGATATCCGCAGCACCATCGCGCCGCTCGCCAAAAAGTCCAACAATACCGTCACCGCCGAGCTCGACGCCGGCCTGGGCTTCATGAACTCGGACATCACGAAGGTCCGCCAGATTCTATTCAATATCCTGAGCAACGCCTGCAAATTCACGCGCCAAGGGCGTATCGACATCCGCGCGAAGCCCGACGAGGACTACACCCATATCGTCTTTGAGGTCGAAGATTCCGGCGTCGGGATGAGCGAGGAACAATTGGAGAAGATCTTCGAGGCGTTCACTCAGGCCGACAACTCGACCACGCGCCAATACGGCGGCACCGGCCTCGGGCTTACCATCACCCGGCACTTCGCCGCGCTGCTGGGCGGCCAGGTCGAGGTCGAGTCCACCCTCGGCCAGGGCAGCCTCTTTCGCGTGCGGCTTCGCGCCAATCTGGAGACATCGGCCGAAGGCACCGACGGCGATTCGGGCCGTCTGTCCGCCGCTGAGTTCGACGCCCCCGCGCCCCAACTACTGACCAACACGACCGCCGCCGGTGACACCGTTTTGGTGATCGACGACGACCCGACCATGCGCGATCTGTTGCGCCGGATCTTGGAGCGCGAAGGCTTCGCGGTGGCGACCGCGGCCAGCGGCTCGGAGGGCTTGCTGCTGGCCGAACAACTGCGCCCCGATATCATCACCCTCGACGTGATGATGCCCTCGATGGATGGCTGGAGCCTGCTGTCTCGGCTCAAGGAGAACTCGGAGCTGCGCGACATCCCGGTCATCATGGTGACGATGGTCGCCGAGAGCGCGCGGGGCTATGCCCTGGGCGCCGACCACTATCTTCTCAAACCCATCAACCGCCAGAAACTCGTCGACATCCTCGACGGCTACTGA